Proteins from a single region of Schistocerca gregaria isolate iqSchGreg1 chromosome 3, iqSchGreg1.2, whole genome shotgun sequence:
- the LOC126356358 gene encoding cuticle protein 12.5-like isoform X2: MYKLVILMCAVAAAHAGYLGGYAAPAVAVAPAVAAPAVAVAHAPVAVAPAASSYANTYRVSQTARLLAAPAVAAAPVAYAAPAIHAPLAYAAPAVAAPLLKVH, from the coding sequence GTGATCCTGATGTGCGCCGTGGCCGCCGCCCACGCCGGCTACCTGGGAggctacgccgcccccgccgtcgccgtGGCGCCTGCCGTGGCCGCCCCCGCCGTGGCTGTAGCCCACGCCCCCGTGGCCGTGGCGCCCGCCGCCTCTTCGTACGCCAACACGTACCGCGTGTCGCAGACAGCCCGCCTCCTGGCCGCTCCCGCTGTCGCCGCCGCCCCCgtagcctacgccgcccccgccatccACGCCCCCCTTGCCTACGCCGCCCCTGCTGTCGCTGCTCCTCTCCTCaaagtgcactga
- the LOC126356358 gene encoding cuticle protein 12.5-like isoform X1, giving the protein MYKLVILMCAVAAAHAGYLGGYAAPAVAVAPAVAAPAVAVAHAPVAVAPAASSYANTYRVSQTARLLAAPAVAAAPVAYAAPAIHAPLAYAAPAVAAPILKYH; this is encoded by the coding sequence GTGATCCTGATGTGCGCCGTGGCCGCCGCCCACGCCGGCTACCTGGGAggctacgccgcccccgccgtcgccgtGGCGCCTGCCGtggccgcccccgccgtcgccgtGGCCCACGCCCCCGTGGCCGTGGCGCCCGCCGCGTCCTCGTACGCCAACACGTACCGCGTGTCGCAGACCGCCCGCCTCCTGGCCGCCCCCGCCGTTGCTGCCGCCCCggtggcctacgccgcccccgccatccACGCCCCTCTGGCCTACGCTGCACCTGCTGTCGCTGCTCCGATTCTCAAATACCACTAA